A window of Cellulosimicrobium protaetiae genomic DNA:
TCCGCCGTGCCGCACCCGCCGCGCAAGCCCGCTCCCCCGGCGTCGGGCGCCCCGACGGCGCCGGCCGCCGTGCCCGAGGTGCCCGCCGTCCCCGCGCTCGCCGACGACTCGGCGGCCGCGAAGGCCGCGGCCGAGTTCGGTCGCGTCGACGAGGACGGCACCGTGTACGTCCGCGAGAGCGCCGGCGAGCGGTCCGTGGGCCAGTTCCCGGGCGTCGGCACCGACGAGGCGCTCGCGCTGTACGTGCGGCGCTACCTCGACCTCCAGGCGAAGGTCGCGCTCTTCGAGGCGCGCCTGACGAGCACCGACCTGTCGGTCAAGGAGATCGACCAGACGCTCGCCCGCCTCACGGAGGAGACCGCGGAGCCGTCCGCGGTCGGCGACCTCGACGGCCTGCGCGCGCAGGTCGAGGCGCTGCGCGGCACCGCGGCGGAGCGCCGCGGCCAGCTCGAGGCGGAGCGCGCCGCGGCCAAGGCCGCGGCCCTCGAGGCCAGGACCGAGATCATCGAGGCGGCGGAGAAGATCGCCGCGACCGACCCCAGCCGGATGCAGTGGCGTCCCGCGGGCGAGGAGCTGCGCGGCCTGCTCGACCGCTGGAAGGAGGCCCAGCGTTCCGGGCCGCGCATCGACCGGGCCAGCGAGGAGGCTCTCTGGAAGCGGTTCAGCCACGCACGGACCGCGTTCGACCGCGAGCGCCGGCACTACTTCGCCGAGCTCGAGCAGCGCAACGCCGCCGCCAAGACGGCCAAGGAGAAGCTCGTCGCCGAGGCCGAGGCGCTCTCGTCGAGCACCGACTGGGGCCCGACCGCCGGCGCGTACCGCGACCTCATGGCGCGGTGGAAGGCCGCCGGGCGCGCGAGCCGCAAGGACGACGACGCGCTGTGGGCACGCTTCCGTGCCGCGCAGGACACGTTCTTCCAGGCCCGTGACGCGGTGAACTCGGCGACCGACGCCGAGTACGCCGCGAACCTCGAGGTCAAGGAGGCGCTCCTCGCCGAGGCGGAGAAGCTGGTCCCGGTCAAGGACCTCGGCGCGGCGAAGAGCGCGCTGCGCGACCTCCAGGAGCGCTGGGAGGAGGCGGGTCGCGTCCCCCGCGGCGACCTGCAGCGCGTCGAGGGCCGCCTGCGCGCCGTCGAGAACGCGGTCCGCGACGCCGAGCAGGCGCAGTGGACGCGGACCAACCCGGAGACGCGCGCCCGCGCCGAGGGCGCGGCGGCACAGCTCGAGGCGGCGATCGAGCGGCTCGAGGCGGACCTCGCGGCGGCGCAGTCCCGTGGCGACGCCCGCGCCGTGAAGGACCTGGAGTCGCAGCTCGCGGCGCGCCGCTCGTGGCTCGAGCAGGTCGTGCGCGCCGCCGAGGACTCGCGCGGCTGACACCACCGTCCGACGAGGGGTCGGTGCTCGTCCACAGGCGAGCGCCGACCCTTTCTCGTGCCCGCGTGATGGTGCAGGGTGTCCGCATGGCTCCCGCGTCTCCCGCTCCTCCCGCCACCGGGCCGTCCGCCGCACCGTCCGCGGGGACGGCCTCCGGGACGGCCGCGACGCTCGCACGACTCCTCGCCCCGCGGACGGACGACGGGGAGCTTCTCGTCACGCCGGCGGACGTCGGTGGCCCCGCCGCCTTCCAGGCGCTCGTCCGGTCCGGCGCGCTCCGTCGGGTCTGGGGCGACGTCGCGGCGCCCGTCCGGGTGCCCGACACCCCGACGCTCCGCGCGCTCGCCGTCCGTGCCGTCGTGCCGCGCGGGACGGTCCTCGCCGGGGCGGCCGCCGCGTGGGTCCTGTGCGGGGCGCCGGCTCCCCGCACGCTGGACCTCCTGCACCCTCCGGGCCGGCACCGCCCGCCGCCGCACCCCGGACGCGCTCCGCGGCAGGCGCAGGTGCTGCGTGACGAGACGGTCCTCGTCGCGGGTGTGCTCGTGACGTCGGTGCAGCGGACCGCGCTGGACGTCGCGACGCGCGCCGGGACGGACGACGCCCTCGCCACGCTCCGCCTGCTGCGGGAGGTCTGCGGTCTCGACGTCAAGGCCGCGGCGCGGTCCCTCGAGCTGCGTCACCGGTGGCCCGGCCGCCCGCGTGCCCGGGACCGGCTGGCGCTCCTGCTCGCCGCGGACGACGTCCCGGTCTAGGTTGGTCGGCATGGCCGCAGCCACGACACCCCCCGTGGAGCTCGACGTCCGAGGACGGACCGTGCGCGTGACGAGCCCCGACCGCGTCGTCTTCCCCGCCCGCGGGGTCACCAAGCTCGACGTCGTGCGGTACTTCCTCAGCGTCGGTGACGGGATCCTCGGCGCGCTGGTCGACCGCCCGACGACGCTCGAACGCTGGCCCAAGGGAGTCTTCGAGGGCGCGCGGATGAGCACGCGCACCGACAACACCGGTGACGCGTTCTACCAGAAGCGCATCCCCAAGGGCGCGCCCGACTACGTGCGCACCGCGCGCATCGCGTTCCCCAGCGGGCGGACCGCGGACGAGGTGTGCCCGACCGAGCTCGCCGTCGTCGCGTGGGCCGCGAACCTCGGGACGCTGACGTTCCACCCCTGGCCGGTCCGGGGCGAGGACGTCGAGGCCGTCGACCAGCTCCGCATCGACCTCGACCCGCAGCCCGGGACCGACTTCGACGACGCCGTGCGCGTCGCGCCGCACCTGCGCGAGGTGCTCGACGAGCTCGGCCTCCCCGGCTACCCGAAGACGTCGGGCGGGCGCGGCATCCACGTCTTCGTGCCCGTCGCGCCCGAGTGGGACTTCGTCGCCGCACGTCGCGCGACGATCGCAATCGGGCGCGAGCTCGAGCGCCGACTCCCCGACCAGGTCACCACCAAGTGGTGGAAGGAGGAGCGCGGCGCCAAGATCTTCGTCGACTACAACCAGATGGCGCGCGACCGCACCATCGCGTCCGCCTACTCGATCCGCTCGAACCAGCGAGCGACCGTCTCGGCCCCGCTGCGCTGGGACGAGCTCGGCGACGTCCACCCGGACGACTTCGACGTCCTCACCGTGCCGACGCGGTTCGCCGAGGTCGGCGACCTGTTCGCGCCGCTGCGGGCCGACCGGGACGACCCGGGGGCCTCGCTCGAGGCCGCGCTGGAGCTCTCCCGGCGCGACGAGGCCGAGCACGGGCTCGGCGATCTCCCCTACCCCCCGGAGTACCCGAAGATGCCGGGCGAGCCCAAGCGCGTGCAGCCGAGCAAGGACCGCGACCGGCCCCGCTCCTGACCGACCTGCACCGCGGGATGCTCCCGCGGGGACTACCTCGTCCCGGGGGCGCCCGGGAGGATGCCCGTCAGGTCGTAGCGCACCGGCTCCTCGAGCTGGTCGTACGTGCACGAGGCGGGGTCGCGGTCGTCGCGCCAGCGGCGGAACTGCGCCGTGTGCCGGAACCGGGTCCCCTCCATGTGGTCGTAGGCGACCTCGAGCACGCGCTCGACGCGCAACGGCGTGAACGACAGGTCCTTGCCGGAGCTCCACCGCGACACGGCGCCGGGCATGCGCTCGCCCGCCGGGTTCTCCCACCCGGCCCACGGGTGCGCGTCGGCCTCCGGCGTACCCGGCTCCACGACCAGCGGCGCGAGCTCCGCGACGAGGGCGGCACGGCGCGCCGCGGGGAACGACGCGGCGACACCGACGAACTGGAGCTGCCCGGTGTCGTCGTACAGCCCGAGGAGGAGCGAGCCGAGCAGCGGCTTCGTGGGCGTCGACGTCTTGTGCAGGCGGTAGCCGGCGAGGACGACGTCCGCCTCGCGCCCGTGCTTGATCTTGAGCATCGCGCGCTTGTTCGGCTGGTAGGTCCCGTCGAGCGGCTTCGCGACCACGCCGTCCAGCCCCGCCCCCTCGAACGTGTCGAACCAGTCGCGCGCGACGGCGACGTCGCGGGTGCGTGGCGTCGCGTGCACGTCCGGACCGTCGAGGCCGAGCGAGTCGAGGACCTCGTGCCGCCGCGCGAGCGGCTGACCGGTGAGGTCGGCGTCACCGAGGGCGAGCACGTCGAACACGACCAGCGCGGCGGGCGTCTGCTCGGCGAGCAGGCGCACGCGCGAGGCGGCCGGGTGGATGCGCTGCTGCAAGACCTCGAACTCGAGCCGCCCCTCCTGGGCGACGACGATCTCGCCGTCGACCACGCAGCGCGGTGGGAGCACCGCGCGCACTGCCTCGACGACCTCCGGAAAGTACCGCTCCATCGGTCGTGCGTTGCGGCTGTCGAGCCGCACCTCGTCGCCGTCGCGGTACACGATCGCGCGGAACCCGTCCCACTTCGGCTCGTAGACGTACCCGCCGTCCACGGCGTCGGGCTCGGGCACCGCCGGGACGGACTTCGCGAGCATGGGCAGCACGGGAGGCATCACGGGCAGGTCCATGTGCCGATGCTGCCACCGGCCGCGCGGGACGGCGCGACGACGCGACGGGTCCTGCCCGCCGCGGGCGTGCTCAGGCCGGGAGCTGTGTGGCCTCGGCGGCCTTCGTGCCGGTGATCCGGTAGACGTCGAACACGCCGTCGACCTTGCGGACCGCGGTGAGGACCTGCGCGAGGTGACCGGGCTCCGCCATCTCGAAGACGAACCGGGACATGGCCACGCGGTCGTTCGACGTCGACACGGTGGCCGAGAGGATGTTCACGTGGTTGTCCGACAGCACGCGCGTGACGTCGGACAGCAGGCGCGCCCGGTCGAGCGCCTCGACCTGGATCTGGACGAGGAACATCGCGTTGCTGCCCGTGGTCCACGAGACGTCCACGATGCGCTCGGGCTGGTTGCGCAGCCCGACGACGTTGCCGCAGTCCGCGCGGTGCACGCTCACGCCCTGGCCGCGCGTGATGAAGCCGATGATCTCGTCGCCGGGGACGGGGGTGCAGCACTTGGCGAGCTTGACCCAGATGTCGTCGACGCCCTTGACCATGACGCCCGGGTCGCCCGTGCGCACGCGGCGCGCGGTGTGCCCGGGGCGCGCGGTCTCCGCGACGTCCTCGACCGTCCCCTCCTCGCCGCCCATCGCCTGGACGAGCTTGGAGACGACGTTCGCCGCCGACACCTGGCCCTCGCCGATCGCGGCGTACAGGGCCGTGACGTCGGCGAAGCGGAGCTCGTTGGCGAGCGCGACGAGCGACTCGTGCGACAGGAGGCGCTGGATCGGCAGGTTCTGCTTGCGCATCGCCTTCGCGATCGCGTCCTTGCCGTGCTCCACGGCCTCCTCGCGCCGCTCCTTGGAGAACCACTGCCGGATCTTGTTGCGCGCGCGGGGGCTCTTGACGAACGCGAGCCAGTCGCGGCTCGGTCCCGCGTTCTCGGACTTCGAGGTGAGGACGTCGACAGAGTCGCCGTTCTCGAGCGTCGAGTCGAGCGGCACGAGGCGGCCGTTGACGCGCGCGCCCATGGTCCGGTGCCCGACCTCGGTGTGCACGGCGTAGGCGAAGTCGACCGGGGTCGAGCCGGCGGGCAGCGCCATGACGTCGCCCTTGGGCGTGAAGACGTAGACCTCCGCGCCGCCGATCTCGAACCGCAGCGAGTCGAGGAACTCCGCAGGGTCCGCCGTCTCTCGCTGCCAGTCGACGAGCTGGCGCAGCCAGCGCATGTCGTTCGCGGCGGTGTCGTCCTTCGTGGTCTTGCCGCCGGACTTGGCCGTCTCCTTGTACTTCCAGTGCGCCGCGACGCCGTACTCCGCGCGCCGGTGCATCTCGTGCGTGCGGATCTGGATCTCGACCGGCTTGCCGCCGGGGCCGATGACCGTCGTGTGCAGCGACTGGTACATGTTGAACTTCGGCATCGCGATGTAGTCCTTGAACCGCCCGGGCACGGGGTTCCACCGCGCGTGCAGCGCACCGAGCGCCGCGTAGCAGTCCCGGACGGTGTCCACGAGGACACGCGCACCGACGAGGTCGTAGATCTCCGCGAAGTCGTGACCGCGCACGATCATCTTCTGGTAGATCGAGTAGTAGTGCTTGGGCCGTCCCGTGACGGTCGCCTTGATCTTGGCGCTGCGCAGGTCCGCCGTGACCTGCTCGCGCACGACCGCGAGGTACTCCTCGCGCGCGGGGGCTCGCTCAGCCACGAGGTGCACGATCTCGTCGTACACCTTGGGGTAGAGGGCCTGGAAGGACAGGTCCTCGAGCTCCCACTTGATGGTGTTCATGCCGAGGCGGTGCGCGAGCGGCGCGTAGATCTCGAGCGTCTCGCGCGCCTTGCGGCCGGCCGACGACGACGACACGTACTTCCAGGTGCGCGCGTTGTGCAGCCGGTCGGCGAGCTTGATGACCAGCACGCGGATGTCGCGCGCCATGGCGACGACCATCTTGCGCACCGTCTCGGCCTGCGCCGCGTCCCCGTACGTCACCTTGTCGAGCTTGGTCACGCCGTCGACGAGCATGGCGATCTCCTCGCCGTACTCCTGCGTGAGCTGTGCGAGCGAGTAGTCGGTGTCCTCGACCGTGTCGTGCAGCAGCGCGGCGGCGAGCGTCGACCCGTCGAAACCCAGCTCGGCGAGGATCGTCGCGACGGCGACGGGGTGCGTGATGTACGGGTCGCCGCTCTTGCGCAGCTGCCCACGGTGCGCACGCTCCGCCGTCTCGTAGGCGCGCTCGATGACCGTCAGGTCGGTCCGGGGGTGGTTGGTGCGGACGGCCTGGAGCACGGGCTCGAGCGCCGGGCTCCCGGCGTTGGGCCGGGCACCGAAGCGCACGAGGCGCGACCGCACCCCGCGCCCACCGGAACCACCCTGCCCGGGGGTCGGCTGCGCGCCCGCCTTCTCCGGGGCGCGCGACGTCCGGGTGTTCTCGCTCATGCGCGCCTCCTTCCGTAGGCCGGCGATCGACGACACGGTGTCGACGACCAGCCGAGACGACCGGAGTGGCAATCCTACGACTCGACGTGGACCAACGTGGCCACGTCACGGCCCGCGAGCCGCTCGCGACCACCCAGGCCCTCGAGCTCCAGGAGGAACGCGAGGCCGACGACCACACCTCCCCCGCGCTCGACGAGCTCGGCACCCGCGGCCGCCGTGCCCCCGGTCGCGAGCACGTCGTCCACCACGAGAACACGCGCACCGGGCGGCAGTGTTCCCGACCGCAGCTCGATCGTCGCGGTGCCGTACTCGAGGTCGTACGTCACGGTGTCGGTGGGCGGCGGCAGCTTGCCCGCCT
This region includes:
- a CDS encoding DUF349 domain-containing protein, yielding MSDPAKDQASAPTPEPAEASETGRVDATDVEPTDAPTVPAEATEPVEATEPVEPAEPVEPSVAEPTAPAEEQVADAAEGQTAPDQADVDATTADAPEATATPSPGVPDSESPSPETAAPEPAAENAAETAAQSAADAAAPAAPKPGAPRPGPRPKPSAVPHPPRKPAPPASGAPTAPAAVPEVPAVPALADDSAAAKAAAEFGRVDEDGTVYVRESAGERSVGQFPGVGTDEALALYVRRYLDLQAKVALFEARLTSTDLSVKEIDQTLARLTEETAEPSAVGDLDGLRAQVEALRGTAAERRGQLEAERAAAKAAALEARTEIIEAAEKIAATDPSRMQWRPAGEELRGLLDRWKEAQRSGPRIDRASEEALWKRFSHARTAFDRERRHYFAELEQRNAAAKTAKEKLVAEAEALSSSTDWGPTAGAYRDLMARWKAAGRASRKDDDALWARFRAAQDTFFQARDAVNSATDAEYAANLEVKEALLAEAEKLVPVKDLGAAKSALRDLQERWEEAGRVPRGDLQRVEGRLRAVENAVRDAEQAQWTRTNPETRARAEGAAAQLEAAIERLEADLAAAQSRGDARAVKDLESQLAARRSWLEQVVRAAEDSRG
- the ligD gene encoding non-homologous end-joining DNA ligase, encoding MAAATTPPVELDVRGRTVRVTSPDRVVFPARGVTKLDVVRYFLSVGDGILGALVDRPTTLERWPKGVFEGARMSTRTDNTGDAFYQKRIPKGAPDYVRTARIAFPSGRTADEVCPTELAVVAWAANLGTLTFHPWPVRGEDVEAVDQLRIDLDPQPGTDFDDAVRVAPHLREVLDELGLPGYPKTSGGRGIHVFVPVAPEWDFVAARRATIAIGRELERRLPDQVTTKWWKEERGAKIFVDYNQMARDRTIASAYSIRSNQRATVSAPLRWDELGDVHPDDFDVLTVPTRFAEVGDLFAPLRADRDDPGASLEAALELSRRDEAEHGLGDLPYPPEYPKMPGEPKRVQPSKDRDRPRS
- a CDS encoding ATP-dependent DNA ligase, giving the protein MDLPVMPPVLPMLAKSVPAVPEPDAVDGGYVYEPKWDGFRAIVYRDGDEVRLDSRNARPMERYFPEVVEAVRAVLPPRCVVDGEIVVAQEGRLEFEVLQQRIHPAASRVRLLAEQTPAALVVFDVLALGDADLTGQPLARRHEVLDSLGLDGPDVHATPRTRDVAVARDWFDTFEGAGLDGVVAKPLDGTYQPNKRAMLKIKHGREADVVLAGYRLHKTSTPTKPLLGSLLLGLYDDTGQLQFVGVAASFPAARRAALVAELAPLVVEPGTPEADAHPWAGWENPAGERMPGAVSRWSSGKDLSFTPLRVERVLEVAYDHMEGTRFRHTAQFRRWRDDRDPASCTYDQLEEPVRYDLTGILPGAPGTR
- a CDS encoding RelA/SpoT family protein translates to MSENTRTSRAPEKAGAQPTPGQGGSGGRGVRSRLVRFGARPNAGSPALEPVLQAVRTNHPRTDLTVIERAYETAERAHRGQLRKSGDPYITHPVAVATILAELGFDGSTLAAALLHDTVEDTDYSLAQLTQEYGEEIAMLVDGVTKLDKVTYGDAAQAETVRKMVVAMARDIRVLVIKLADRLHNARTWKYVSSSSAGRKARETLEIYAPLAHRLGMNTIKWELEDLSFQALYPKVYDEIVHLVAERAPAREEYLAVVREQVTADLRSAKIKATVTGRPKHYYSIYQKMIVRGHDFAEIYDLVGARVLVDTVRDCYAALGALHARWNPVPGRFKDYIAMPKFNMYQSLHTTVIGPGGKPVEIQIRTHEMHRRAEYGVAAHWKYKETAKSGGKTTKDDTAANDMRWLRQLVDWQRETADPAEFLDSLRFEIGGAEVYVFTPKGDVMALPAGSTPVDFAYAVHTEVGHRTMGARVNGRLVPLDSTLENGDSVDVLTSKSENAGPSRDWLAFVKSPRARNKIRQWFSKERREEAVEHGKDAIAKAMRKQNLPIQRLLSHESLVALANELRFADVTALYAAIGEGQVSAANVVSKLVQAMGGEEGTVEDVAETARPGHTARRVRTGDPGVMVKGVDDIWVKLAKCCTPVPGDEIIGFITRGQGVSVHRADCGNVVGLRNQPERIVDVSWTTGSNAMFLVQIQVEALDRARLLSDVTRVLSDNHVNILSATVSTSNDRVAMSRFVFEMAEPGHLAQVLTAVRKVDGVFDVYRITGTKAAEATQLPA